A stretch of the Channa argus isolate prfri chromosome 9, Channa argus male v1.0, whole genome shotgun sequence genome encodes the following:
- the sgo2 gene encoding uncharacterized protein sgo2 isoform X2 — protein sequence MLPVKPLKALKQTSAAASKIKNKILNTSSFFKISLKTNNKALALALEAQKERSRQLEKEIVYLQKQVEALCFDLATRKYKDRKMVLILKSLHSNTLQHFDMVADLFSDSDLFKPTEDNRSLFGDTKEGPALSSISHFGLTEQVPPQPEVLLCPNKNKPVDLPTKNLDENVFSIQSGPVTTTDISDEKREANKRHSSQHIETIQTERSRPSSSLRDKVDRMSMMFSQSGFDMMSAPCPQNAQTSTCERSTHPLNEEVSSPCASVLANEPENWNKQEKTVLLNTTMEMTLSDATEIVTVETRAKKPGRCGKRKDKNNKEGHSGSNGKNSGVSKMSKFHSGSTDDVLQTDDAMTEEIKNQEDMKPQSSKILCRNDITSRIPKLITAKAGVNQKTAKNKFISRDQGKSPDTVTDVDDCFTDPELRLFKARENVKLPPENDTAGESLSKITCRRSRTRGRRMSPVTRKTFVKSPHYESEDNQPKLEELYHEVGNLEKPVVFESQELPEEFLFCADQVSHPESDDRVRRLSSKGSEMANSGGTHKPKCRGTFVVSVASDRTSSNSVTPEKGATEQDFLSSAGADCDAEQPSTFMDASDVLQHSESNPRRHSDETFEDTHGSGKRPWVATQHSGTFELQVNSSNNHDERLLYQDGCSDTEFQKTKKARREEKSRSIKKKALQEEECGDLLYDKKKKKRRSCRNKGFRSDGESPHVQEPSDPSRLCGIEADTNREQSEDVQDGDSHSDIKFSYDSGSTRSVSSMDLNSKQQGKKFNPHTRNESRNLRETFVVYKPQDGVFSPNGTKTSDVSDAHHHSDEAVHQNLGDLLMDEVPPWLAVDVSLANTETGSLLTSPTRETRSGLAVTQMSASPGRVLTSLTNTMTASDSEHRGRTRRGHCVVSYKEPPLNSKIRRGDKFTDSMFLSSPVFKDGKKKKRLKKTVKEPTMEGSVLVE from the exons atgttACCTGTGAAacctttaaaagctttaaagcaGACTTCAGCTGCAGCATCAAAGATCAAAAACAAGATTCTCA acacctcctccttcttcaAAATCTCCTTGAAGACCAACAACAAGGCCTTAGCTCTTGCTTTGGAGGCCCAAAAGGAAAGGAGTAGGCAGCTGGAGAAGGAGATCGTATACTTGCAGAAACAAGTGGAGGCACTGTGCTTTGATCTGGCCACCAGGAAATACAAGGACAGGAAAatg GTCCTCATCTTGAAAAGTCTCCACAGCAATACTCTGCAGCACTTTGACATGGTGGCTGACTTGTTCTCTGACAGT GATCTTTTTAAACCCACTGAGGATAACAGGAGCTTATTTGGTGACACCAAGGAAGGTCCTGCACTATCAAG CATCTCTCATTTCGGACTTACAGAACAGGTACCTCCTCAGCCAGAAGTGTTGTTGTGTCccaacaaaaataaaccagTGGACCTACCCACAAAAAACTTAGATGAGAATGTCTTCTCCATCCAGAGTGGACCTGTAACGACCACAGATATTTCCGATG aaaaaagagaggctAACAAAAGGCATTCAAGTCAACATATAGAAACTATCCAAACTGAAAGATCACGTCCTTCCAGCAGCCTGAGGGATAAAGTAGACAGGATGTCAATGATGTTCTCTCAATCTGGGTTTGATATGATGTCAGCCCCCTGTCCTCAGAACGCTCAAACCAGCACATGTGAAAGATCCACACATCCTCTCAATGAAGAAGTGAGTTCTCCCTGTGCCTCAGTTCTAGCAAATGAGCCAGAAAATTGgaacaaacaagagaaaacgGTGCTTCTGAATACAACAATGGAGATGACACTGAGCGATGCTACTGAGATAGTCACCGTGGAAACCAGGGCCAAAAAACCAGGCCGCTGTGGCAAGCGgaaagacaagaacaataaGGAAGGACACTCTGGGTCAAATGGGAAGAACTCTGGCGTTTCTAAGATGAGTAAGTTTCATAGTGGTTCCACGGATGACGTGTTACAGACCGATGATGCTATGacagaggaaattaaaaacCAAGAAGATATGAAGCCTCAGTCGTCCAAAATATTGTGCAGGAATGACATTACCTCTCGCATTCCCAAACTGATCACGGCCAAAGCTGGGGTCAATCAGAAAACGGCAAAGAATAAATTCATATCCCGTGACCAAGGCAAGTCCCCTGACACTGTCACGGATGTTGACGATTGTTTCACAGATCCCGAGTTGAGACTTTTTAAAGccagagaaaatgtaaaattgccaCCAGAGAACGACACTGCAGGAGAATCACTGTCCAAAATTACATGTAGAAGGTCGAGGACTAGAGGCAGGAGGATGTCTCCAGTCACCAGGAAAACGTTTGTCAAGTCACCACACTATGAAAGTGAGGACAATCAGCCGAAATTGGAAGAACTCTATCATGAAGTGGGAAATCTTGAGAAACCCGTGGTGTTCGAAAGTCAAGAATTACCCGAAGAGTTCCTGTTTTGTGCAGATCAAGTGTCACATCCAGAGTCAGACGATCGAGTCCGACGTCTTTCCTCTAAGGGAAGTGAAATGGCAAATTCTGGGGgaacacacaaaccaaaatgCAGAGGGACATTTGTTGTCTCAGTGGCCTCGGACAGAACCTCATCAAACAGTGTGACACCAGAGAAGGGTGCCACAGAGCAGGACTTTCTTTCAAGTGCAGGAGCTGACTGTGACGCCGAACAACCGTCAACATTCATGGATGCAAGCGATGTTTTGCAGCATTCAGAATCGAATCCACGCCGGCACAGTGATGAAACCTTTGAGGACACACACGGCTCCGGTAAGCGTCCCTGGGTGGCCACTCAGCATTCAGGAACCTTTGAATTGCAAGTCAATAGCAGCAATAACCATGATGAACGGCTGCTTTACCAAGACGGCTGTTCAGACACAGAGTTTCAGAAAACGAAAAAAGccaggagagaagaaaagagtcGATCCATCAAGAAGAAAGCCTTGCAGGAGGAGGAGTGTGGAGATCTTTTatatgacaagaaaaagaagaaaagaaggagCTGTAGAAACAAAGGCTTCAGATCTGATGGAGAGTCACCTCATGTTCAGGAGCCAAGTGATCCCTCCCGTCTCTGTGGCATTGAAGCTGATACAAATAGAGAACAATCAGAAGACGTACAAGACGGTGACTCACACTCTGACATCAAGTTTTCATATGATTCAGGATCCACAAGGTCAGTGTCCAGCATGGATTTAAATTCAAAACAGCAAGGAAAGAAATTCAACCCGCATACACGCAATGAAAGTAGAAACCTTAGGGAGACGTTTGTTGTCTACAAACCTCAAGACGGTGTTTTTTCACCGAATGGCACGAAAACGTCTGACGTGTCAGACGCCCACCATCACAGCGATGAGGCAGTTCATCAGAATCTGGGAGACCTGCTGATGGATGAGGTGCCACCATGGCTGGCAGTAGATGTCAGCTTGGCTAACACTGAGACGGGCTCTTTACTCACGAGTCCAACAAGAGAGACACGAAGTGGCCTGGCAGTAACTCAGATGTCTGCTTCTCCAG gaagagtcTTAACATCCCTGACGAACACAATGACGGCGTCAGACAGCGAACACAGAGGCAGAACCAGGAGAGGACACTGTGTTGTCAGTTATAAGGAGCCGCCCCTCAACAG CAAAATCAGGCGTGGAGATAAGTTCACAGACAGCATGTTTCTGAGCTCCCCAGTGTTTAAGGAcggcaagaagaagaagaggctgAAGAAAACTGTAAAGGAGCCAACGATGGAAGGATCCGTTTTGGTGGAATGA
- the sgo2 gene encoding uncharacterized protein sgo2 isoform X1, which yields MLPVKPLKALKQTSAAASKIKNKILNTSSFFKISLKTNNKALALALEAQKERSRQLEKEIVYLQKQVEALCFDLATRKYKDRKMVLILKSLHSNTLQHFDMVADLFSDSDLFKPTEDNRSLFGDTKEGPALSSISHFGLTEQVPPQPEVLLCPNKNKPVDLPTKNLDENVFSIQSGPVTTTDISDEKREANKRHSSQHIETIQTERSRPSSSLRDKVDRMSMMFSQSGFDMMSAPCPQNAQTSTCERSTHPLNEEVSSPCASVLANEPENWNKQEKTVLLNTTMEMTLSDATEIVTVETRAKKPGRCGKRKDKNNKEGHSGSNGKNSGVSKMSKFHSGSTDDVLQTDDAMTEEIKNQEDMKPQSSKILCRNDITSRIPKLITAKAGVNQKTAKNKFISRDQGKSPDTVTDVDDCFTDPELRLFKARENVKLPPENDTAGESLSKITCRRSRTRGRRMSPVTRKTFVKSPHYESEDNQPKLEELYHEVGNLEKPVVFESQELPEEFLFCADQVSHPESDDRVRRLSSKGSEMANSGGTHKPKCRGTFVVSVASDRTSSNSVTPEKGATEQDFLSSAGADCDAEQPSTFMDASDVLQHSESNPRRHSDETFEDTHGSGKRPWVATQHSGTFELQVNSSNNHDERLLYQDGCSDTEFQKTKKARREEKSRSIKKKALQEEECGDLLYDKKKKKRRSCRNKGFRSDGESPHVQEPSDPSRLCGIEADTNREQSEDVQDGDSHSDIKFSYDSGSTRSVSSMDLNSKQQGKKFNPHTRNESRNLRETFVVYKPQDGVFSPNGTKTSDVSDAHHHSDEAVHQNLGDLLMDEVPPWLAVDVSLANTETGSLLTSPTRETRSGLAVTQMSASPAGRVLTSLTNTMTASDSEHRGRTRRGHCVVSYKEPPLNSKIRRGDKFTDSMFLSSPVFKDGKKKKRLKKTVKEPTMEGSVLVE from the exons atgttACCTGTGAAacctttaaaagctttaaagcaGACTTCAGCTGCAGCATCAAAGATCAAAAACAAGATTCTCA acacctcctccttcttcaAAATCTCCTTGAAGACCAACAACAAGGCCTTAGCTCTTGCTTTGGAGGCCCAAAAGGAAAGGAGTAGGCAGCTGGAGAAGGAGATCGTATACTTGCAGAAACAAGTGGAGGCACTGTGCTTTGATCTGGCCACCAGGAAATACAAGGACAGGAAAatg GTCCTCATCTTGAAAAGTCTCCACAGCAATACTCTGCAGCACTTTGACATGGTGGCTGACTTGTTCTCTGACAGT GATCTTTTTAAACCCACTGAGGATAACAGGAGCTTATTTGGTGACACCAAGGAAGGTCCTGCACTATCAAG CATCTCTCATTTCGGACTTACAGAACAGGTACCTCCTCAGCCAGAAGTGTTGTTGTGTCccaacaaaaataaaccagTGGACCTACCCACAAAAAACTTAGATGAGAATGTCTTCTCCATCCAGAGTGGACCTGTAACGACCACAGATATTTCCGATG aaaaaagagaggctAACAAAAGGCATTCAAGTCAACATATAGAAACTATCCAAACTGAAAGATCACGTCCTTCCAGCAGCCTGAGGGATAAAGTAGACAGGATGTCAATGATGTTCTCTCAATCTGGGTTTGATATGATGTCAGCCCCCTGTCCTCAGAACGCTCAAACCAGCACATGTGAAAGATCCACACATCCTCTCAATGAAGAAGTGAGTTCTCCCTGTGCCTCAGTTCTAGCAAATGAGCCAGAAAATTGgaacaaacaagagaaaacgGTGCTTCTGAATACAACAATGGAGATGACACTGAGCGATGCTACTGAGATAGTCACCGTGGAAACCAGGGCCAAAAAACCAGGCCGCTGTGGCAAGCGgaaagacaagaacaataaGGAAGGACACTCTGGGTCAAATGGGAAGAACTCTGGCGTTTCTAAGATGAGTAAGTTTCATAGTGGTTCCACGGATGACGTGTTACAGACCGATGATGCTATGacagaggaaattaaaaacCAAGAAGATATGAAGCCTCAGTCGTCCAAAATATTGTGCAGGAATGACATTACCTCTCGCATTCCCAAACTGATCACGGCCAAAGCTGGGGTCAATCAGAAAACGGCAAAGAATAAATTCATATCCCGTGACCAAGGCAAGTCCCCTGACACTGTCACGGATGTTGACGATTGTTTCACAGATCCCGAGTTGAGACTTTTTAAAGccagagaaaatgtaaaattgccaCCAGAGAACGACACTGCAGGAGAATCACTGTCCAAAATTACATGTAGAAGGTCGAGGACTAGAGGCAGGAGGATGTCTCCAGTCACCAGGAAAACGTTTGTCAAGTCACCACACTATGAAAGTGAGGACAATCAGCCGAAATTGGAAGAACTCTATCATGAAGTGGGAAATCTTGAGAAACCCGTGGTGTTCGAAAGTCAAGAATTACCCGAAGAGTTCCTGTTTTGTGCAGATCAAGTGTCACATCCAGAGTCAGACGATCGAGTCCGACGTCTTTCCTCTAAGGGAAGTGAAATGGCAAATTCTGGGGgaacacacaaaccaaaatgCAGAGGGACATTTGTTGTCTCAGTGGCCTCGGACAGAACCTCATCAAACAGTGTGACACCAGAGAAGGGTGCCACAGAGCAGGACTTTCTTTCAAGTGCAGGAGCTGACTGTGACGCCGAACAACCGTCAACATTCATGGATGCAAGCGATGTTTTGCAGCATTCAGAATCGAATCCACGCCGGCACAGTGATGAAACCTTTGAGGACACACACGGCTCCGGTAAGCGTCCCTGGGTGGCCACTCAGCATTCAGGAACCTTTGAATTGCAAGTCAATAGCAGCAATAACCATGATGAACGGCTGCTTTACCAAGACGGCTGTTCAGACACAGAGTTTCAGAAAACGAAAAAAGccaggagagaagaaaagagtcGATCCATCAAGAAGAAAGCCTTGCAGGAGGAGGAGTGTGGAGATCTTTTatatgacaagaaaaagaagaaaagaaggagCTGTAGAAACAAAGGCTTCAGATCTGATGGAGAGTCACCTCATGTTCAGGAGCCAAGTGATCCCTCCCGTCTCTGTGGCATTGAAGCTGATACAAATAGAGAACAATCAGAAGACGTACAAGACGGTGACTCACACTCTGACATCAAGTTTTCATATGATTCAGGATCCACAAGGTCAGTGTCCAGCATGGATTTAAATTCAAAACAGCAAGGAAAGAAATTCAACCCGCATACACGCAATGAAAGTAGAAACCTTAGGGAGACGTTTGTTGTCTACAAACCTCAAGACGGTGTTTTTTCACCGAATGGCACGAAAACGTCTGACGTGTCAGACGCCCACCATCACAGCGATGAGGCAGTTCATCAGAATCTGGGAGACCTGCTGATGGATGAGGTGCCACCATGGCTGGCAGTAGATGTCAGCTTGGCTAACACTGAGACGGGCTCTTTACTCACGAGTCCAACAAGAGAGACACGAAGTGGCCTGGCAGTAACTCAGATGTCTGCTTCTCCAG caggaagagtcTTAACATCCCTGACGAACACAATGACGGCGTCAGACAGCGAACACAGAGGCAGAACCAGGAGAGGACACTGTGTTGTCAGTTATAAGGAGCCGCCCCTCAACAG CAAAATCAGGCGTGGAGATAAGTTCACAGACAGCATGTTTCTGAGCTCCCCAGTGTTTAAGGAcggcaagaagaagaagaggctgAAGAAAACTGTAAAGGAGCCAACGATGGAAGGATCCGTTTTGGTGGAATGA